The genomic interval TGCTTCGTAAGAAGCCTTATGGGCGAGTGCCGGACCAGCCGTAATATCTCCAATGGCAAAAATATTAGGAATAACCGTTCTGCACTGTTCGTCTGTCTCAATCAGTCCCCTGCCCGTCACGGGCAAGCCTATGTTCGCAAGCCCTAAATGACCGTCTGTATTTGGTTTTCTGCCGATAGTGACTAACACATACTCCGCTGTAACCTCATGTTGCTCCTTATTTTTTAAATAATGCAGTGTAATTGAATCAGCATGCTGCACCACTTTCTGTGCTGTCGCCCCAGTAATCATTTGTATACCATCGGCTTTCAACTGCCGAACCACAGGAATCGCGAGGTCTGCCTCGAAGCCCGGCAGCACTTGTTCTCCTCCTTCTAGAATCGATACCTTTGTTCCAAATTTGGCATACATTTGGCCGAGTTCGATCCCGATATAACCGCCGCCAATAACGACCAAGCTGGTCGGAACTTCAGGGAGCGACAGCGCTTCTGTGGAAGATAAAATCCGTCCTCCAACCGGAAATGCTTGCAGCTCAATCGGACGAGATCCCGTTGCCAATATGGCGTTTTCAAAAGAAATGGTTTGCTCTCGGCCGCTTTGCTGAATAATTGCTGTATGTTTATCAACCAGTCTGGCCTCTCCCTCCAAAATGCTCACACCAGCAGTCTTTAATAAATAGCTAACTCCTCCTGCCTGCTTTTTCACAATTCCCTGCTTGAAATGCTGCGCAATTTCAAATGCTGCTGCCGCATCCGCATGATTGAACTGCCTGAGCAAATCATAGCGATGCGATTCTGCAATTAATGCTTTGGATGGAATACAGCCAACATGCGTGCAGACCCCGCCGAGCTGACTGCGTTCCACAATCGCCGTCTTCATTCCAAGCTGTGAAGAACGAAGCGCCGCCACATAACCTCCCGGACCTGATCCAATGACCAATGTTTCTACGGATTCGAGCTTACTCATTTCCTGATCCCTCCTGATGTAACCATTTAAAATATGATGACCGTAATATATTATAACCATCATATTTTAAAACCGTCAACAGCCGTATTAACCCCTTCCGCTAGCTAACCGTTGCTAACTCTCTCAATTGACACTCTATATTATGACGACTATAATATTTTGAAGATACAATTATGAAGCTGTGGAGTGATTACAATACCGTATCCCAAAGGTCATAAGATGAAAGTGCGGAATAAGATCGTTGAAAGTGCTGCCCAAGCTTTTCGCACGAAGGGCATACTCGATGTAAGTGTTCCGTTCATTATGAAGGGGGCAGGACTTACGCATGGAGGGTTTTATTCACACTTTGACAACAAAGAACAGCTGGTCGCCGAAGCCTGCCGGTATGCGATCAGCGATACCATAGCCATTTTGCAGAATGCTGCTGATCAGGAGAAGCAAAATCCCAAAATCAATAGTGTCATCGATTATTATTTAAGTCCGTATCACCGCGACAAAACAGAGATGGGCTGCATTCTTCCTGCTCTTTCTGGCGAAATTTCCCGTTCTTCCGAAGAGGTCCGGCAGGTATTCACCCACGAACTGGAGCGGATGATTGCTTTTATTTCCAATCTAGCGGAAATTGACACAACCAAGGGCAGCGCACTGATCAGTACAATGGTCGGCACTCTTGTTCTTGCACGGTCTGTTCACGATCCAGAACTGAGCGCTACTCTTCTTTCGGCAGGCAAGCAGTACGCCAAAGAGCTGGTTAGAGCTTAGTATTGCCCGTGGCATGTCCAATAAATAAAAAATAAGGCGTCACAGAAATAAATCTCTGTAACGCCATTTTTTCAATATTCACATGATTTCTTAAGCAAATCATGTTATCTTTGGGACATTCTCTTCTGTGTGATTGGTGGAGCCTAGCAATTAGAATAATGTTCTTTCTCTGATCTAACCCATTCAATCAAACCATTCCTTGCGGGATAGGTTTCTTCATAATCAGATTTATCCTTCAGAAGCTGGAGTCCCTTTAACGTTAATTTTGCTGGTTTTAGCGAATAGGCGTCGCCCACTCTCAATACTCTTTCTAGGTACCCTTGTTTCTCAAGAAAACGGATCATATTATCGAATTCATAGTCTAATAGGCCATAGTCCTTCCCATTAGGCATAAAATCTTTTCTATGAATTTCCCTAAGGATACTGTATCCGCCTCTCATTCTCACCTCTCCAATCTTATGAGTAATTATTGTATTCTCCCACATATAAATGCCTATCCCATACAACTAAGTAACCAGTTCTAATTCTTTTGCACGCGCAATGGCCTGACTGCGCCGTTTCACGCCTAATTTTCCGTATAGATGGAATACATAACTTTTCACGGTGCTTTCCTTTAATCCAAAACGATAGGCGATTTCCTTATTTGACAATCCATCGGTTAAAGCATACAAAATCTCTGCTTCACGATTTGTCAGCAGTTCAACTAGCGGCTGTGGCTCTGCAGTATTGTCAGCGTTATCTAATGGACTGTACTCCGAATCGCTACTAGACGCAGACGCACTGCTTTGAATTAGGAATTCCTCTGACGATTTCAAATAAACCATACGTGCAATCATAAGATCCAGCACTTCCAGTATCTCCTTCGTAAATACATCGGAGAACAGATTATTCTCCAAATAAAGAACAGATTTCAATGATGTTCCTGGAAAGGAAACCGGCATACAAAGAACAGACTGAGACTTACTGCGAGTGATATAGGGATCAGCTGCGTATGAACTGCGTGAAGCATTTGCAAGCACGACCGAATCACCTGTCTTAACCACATAACGGACGATAGCCTCCGCGTACGAAACCTCTCCATCACTCTCATTTCTAGTGCCAGCATGATCTGCAATGGTAAAAATCTCTTCATGGCTCTCCAGCATATATCCCTTTTCCGCACCGGAATACCGAAGTGCCGACTCCAGGAATTGGCTCATTACATTAGAGTCATCTGCCTTTCTTGACCAATCTGTAATTTGCCGTATAAACGCCTTTTCATCAACGAACATTGGCGTGGTTTCATGGATAGTGCTTACTTGTCCAATTTCCTCAGTGGCAGCCACGCTTTCTGTTTGTAGTTCCGCCATAGCTAATTTCAGCTTGGAATTTGACTCCATCAGTCTTTTTGCTTTAGCAGTTGCACCCCATCTTGAATAAGCAGCGCAGGCATCTGCAATCAGAACATCCGCTCCGGTAATACTCCCAGCTTCCCTATAGAAGATTGAAGCACGCTCACAAGAAATAGCCTCCATTAGCCCATTTCCTTCTCTTCGAGCTTCTCGGGTCGCTCCCTCAAATCCTTTGGCTGCATTCACTCGGTCACCATCAATACGGTGGAGCTCAGCTGTTATGAGCAAATATGCTGAAGATTCATTCCCGTAATATCCCGTCCATTGCCTCATGCTGCGCAATTGCTTGTTAAGCTTTGCACGAATGCCCTTTTGCTCATCCACCGCTGCCTCCGCATACATGGCAGCAAGCGTCAGGGAATGGTAAATATGCTGTTTGCGCACTTGCATCCGGGTTTGACGATACGTGTTGAATTTGCCCTTCTCTACCCATTCCAGGGCATCGTGATATCGTCCGAACAAATAAGCAATTTCAATCTGGCTGGTACAAGTATAATAAACCTCATTATTCAGCTTCTCCTCGAATCGATCCTTCAGCAACGGCACTACGACTTCATCGTATTCGCCCGCTCCATCCTGCATTTGTGCCACATACCACCTCGCAATGCGAAAGACATTAACTGTGACTTCATCCAGCAGCTGCTGTGAAATTTCTTCATAATTCGAAATCCGAGCAGTAAGTGTATGCAAATCACCGGTATGAGTGGTCGTAGAGGTTAGCATAGCGATACTTACATAAGACAGATTAATTGATTCCATCCCATAATAAATCGATTGTTCAAAATGCTTGGCGCTTGCTTCAGGATTCTGCTGCAGCCCAACAAGCCCCTTAATATAGTGCAGTCTGCTTCGCAAATCCGAGCTTTCAAAGGAGGCTGATAGCTTAAATGCCAAATCTATATATTGGGGTCCCGTATGGTAGAAAGAAATTTTAAAAATAATCATGCCATAGCCAGCAAGCATAAAAGCGAACGCTTCGTTGCTTCCATGCTTTAGAGCGTAGCGAATGAACCTCGAGAAAAGTACAGCAGACAGTTCAAGGCTTAATGTAAATACAGAAGAAGATATCGCCATGACCAAGTCCGACAAGGCTTTATACTCAGGATTACGATTAATCGGTAAATTCATAATCTCATGCCGCATACTAAATAATGCACCTTGCGTCATGATCAATTCCTTTACGATGACAGCTTTAGAGGGCTTACTGGAAAAAATCCAGCCAAATTCCGCCAGCGCCTGCTTTCCAATATGGACAGCAAGCTCGTCATTCTTCAAGTACGAATACATGGCTATGCGTTTCAGGTAAATCTGAGAGCGCTCCACCAAGTCCGTAGTACAGGACATCAATTGTTCGAGCAGAGCTTCTGCCTTGTCTATGCGACGGCACATAAATTCACATTCAGGCAGCTCCAGCATCAGACGATAGGCTAGTGAGCTCGTACTCCTCCAATCACCCCCCGCAAGCTGCAAGCCTTTTTCAAAAAAGTGCAGAGCAGCCGCAAATGCTGTTGCTGCCTTCGATTTCAAACCGGCCTGATAATTATATTCAGCTAGCTCCATCTTTTCTGCTTCATTTACCAGCTTATCGCTGCCCATATTCAAGTGATACACCACATCATAAATGGAGTGTTCACGCTCTTCTAATGAATGGTCGCGTAGCACACGGCCGATGGTCAGATGCAAGCTCGCTTTTTCCGCTTCGGCAATAGTCATATAAGCTGCCTGCTGCACACGGTCATGCATAAATGTATAATAACCTTCATCCGCTGCTGCATCATCCATTTCAATTTCTCTACTTAATAAACCCTCTTCCTCTACTAAACGTAAAAGCTGAAGTGTATGAAGCGGAGAGCGGCCGCTTACTAAAGCGATCGTAGAGGAATGAAAACGATGACCAATCGCAGCACCTATGGCAAGCAGCTCAACCATATCCGGTGAAAGCATACGAATACGGGTCCCGATTAAATGAAGAATGTCAGGATGTTCCGGTATTTGTGCAACTGCCGCACCATCCCAATTCCAAATCGCAGCTTCCTCATCATAATAAAGCTTATTCTCACGATACAGGCTGTCTAGAAGACGATGTACGAATAGTGGATTACCGCCTGTTCGATGATATAGCACCTCTGCAAGTGTTCGTACACGAGCCGAATTTTCGTTAAGAACATGCGAAAGAACTTGCCTTACATCCAAATAGGTCAGCGCTTCGAGGGCGATATGCTGTACAGGTATGGATGAGCTTGCATGCTGCAAGTTAAGTGTGTTCTCCATCCATACGGCTGCTTCACCTTGATTTGCTCCGTTGTCCGAGCAGCCAGAAGCCGTTTCCACTCTGAACGTTCCTAGTACTAGTAAGTTTAGTCGATTGGGAGCATGGGCAAGCGAACGAAGGACATCCAACGTAGCTGAGTCTGCCCATTGTAGATCGTCTAGAAAAATAAGGAGAGGATGTTCCTTTTCAGCAAATATATTCATAAAAAGAGGAATCAAGCGATGAAACCGAATAGCCGCTTCAGCAGGAGGCAGCGGCTCCACAGACGGAAGTTCGCCAAAAAGCTTAGCTGCTTCTGGCAGCAGCTGTACGATAACAGCTGCTCCTTGACCTAATGCCTCTTCCAACTGTAACTTCAGCTTTGCCATTCGTTCAGGGGACTGGCTGTATATTTGCCGAATCAAGCTCCGCAGAGCCTGCAAGAGCGGCGAGAGAGGAACGTCACGATTCATCAGATCACATTTTCCTCCAATGAACAGACTGCCTTCTTTTCTAGCCAGCACCTGAAACTCTCGAATAAGCGCGGTTTTTCCACTGCCTGCACTTCCGCTAACGAATACGAACGAAGACACGCCGGCTTGCGCCTGTTGCAAAACCTCGCGGAGCGCCCTTCCTTCCATTTCACGACCAAAAAGAGTTTTTGGCGGCTGAAACCGACTAGCCTCATCGACACGAGCGATTTCGAAAGGGATGATCTCTCCTTTTTTCTCCATAGAAGAAGCACAGCTTTTCAAATCAAACAACAATCCAAAAGCACTCTGATAGCGGTCTTCTGGCCTCTTCGACAACAGCTTCATAATTATATTTTCGAGAGAATCCTCCAGCTCCAAACGCACCTCACGCAAAGGCATTGGCACAATCGCAAGATGGGCATGCAGCCATTCTTCCCTATTCTGAGCTTGAAAGGGCAGACGACCTGCGAGCATGTGATAAAATATCATGCCGATTGCATACAAATCGCTTCGTTCGTCAGCTTTACGATTGATTCTGCCTGTTTGTTCAGGAGATAGGTAGGCGTAATCTATTATTCTTTCGTCTGTGAGCACAACACTATTTATTTCCGATTGAATGAGTATCCCTGCTGGATTCAAATGACCGATCAGTAGGTTTTGCTTATGAGCCTTATGTACGGATTCAGTCAGCGCGATCGCTATATGTAAAAAGGAAGATGTATCCAT from Paenibacillus sp. FSL K6-3182 carries:
- the lpdA gene encoding dihydrolipoyl dehydrogenase; protein product: MSKLESVETLVIGSGPGGYVAALRSSQLGMKTAIVERSQLGGVCTHVGCIPSKALIAESHRYDLLRQFNHADAAAAFEIAQHFKQGIVKKQAGGVSYLLKTAGVSILEGEARLVDKHTAIIQQSGREQTISFENAILATGSRPIELQAFPVGGRILSSTEALSLPEVPTSLVVIGGGYIGIELGQMYAKFGTKVSILEGGEQVLPGFEADLAIPVVRQLKADGIQMITGATAQKVVQHADSITLHYLKNKEQHEVTAEYVLVTIGRKPNTDGHLGLANIGLPVTGRGLIETDEQCRTVIPNIFAIGDITAGPALAHKASYEAKIAAEAIAGHASEVNYKAIPLVVFSHPELASVGLNETEAKAKSIPIVIGKASFAINGRALALRETEGFVKILADSASGIVIGAQIVGVEASTLVSELGLAIEMGATVEDLALTIHPHPTLGEVIMEAAENAVRKTMKIKKEQKI
- a CDS encoding TetR/AcrR family transcriptional regulator, giving the protein MPYPKGHKMKVRNKIVESAAQAFRTKGILDVSVPFIMKGAGLTHGGFYSHFDNKEQLVAEACRYAISDTIAILQNAADQEKQNPKINSVIDYYLSPYHRDKTEMGCILPALSGEISRSSEEVRQVFTHELERMIAFISNLAEIDTTKGSALISTMVGTLVLARSVHDPELSATLLSAGKQYAKELVRA
- a CDS encoding AAA family ATPase; protein product: MLLANNVKLKDLLNGNKMDTSSFLHIAIALTESVHKAHKQNLLIGHLNPAGILIQSEINSVVLTDERIIDYAYLSPEQTGRINRKADERSDLYAIGMIFYHMLAGRLPFQAQNREEWLHAHLAIVPMPLREVRLELEDSLENIIMKLLSKRPEDRYQSAFGLLFDLKSCASSMEKKGEIIPFEIARVDEASRFQPPKTLFGREMEGRALREVLQQAQAGVSSFVFVSGSAGSGKTALIREFQVLARKEGSLFIGGKCDLMNRDVPLSPLLQALRSLIRQIYSQSPERMAKLKLQLEEALGQGAAVIVQLLPEAAKLFGELPSVEPLPPAEAAIRFHRLIPLFMNIFAEKEHPLLIFLDDLQWADSATLDVLRSLAHAPNRLNLLVLGTFRVETASGCSDNGANQGEAAVWMENTLNLQHASSSIPVQHIALEALTYLDVRQVLSHVLNENSARVRTLAEVLYHRTGGNPLFVHRLLDSLYRENKLYYDEEAAIWNWDGAAVAQIPEHPDILHLIGTRIRMLSPDMVELLAIGAAIGHRFHSSTIALVSGRSPLHTLQLLRLVEEEGLLSREIEMDDAAADEGYYTFMHDRVQQAAYMTIAEAEKASLHLTIGRVLRDHSLEEREHSIYDVVYHLNMGSDKLVNEAEKMELAEYNYQAGLKSKAATAFAAALHFFEKGLQLAGGDWRSTSSLAYRLMLELPECEFMCRRIDKAEALLEQLMSCTTDLVERSQIYLKRIAMYSYLKNDELAVHIGKQALAEFGWIFSSKPSKAVIVKELIMTQGALFSMRHEIMNLPINRNPEYKALSDLVMAISSSVFTLSLELSAVLFSRFIRYALKHGSNEAFAFMLAGYGMIIFKISFYHTGPQYIDLAFKLSASFESSDLRSRLHYIKGLVGLQQNPEASAKHFEQSIYYGMESINLSYVSIAMLTSTTTHTGDLHTLTARISNYEEISQQLLDEVTVNVFRIARWYVAQMQDGAGEYDEVVVPLLKDRFEEKLNNEVYYTCTSQIEIAYLFGRYHDALEWVEKGKFNTYRQTRMQVRKQHIYHSLTLAAMYAEAAVDEQKGIRAKLNKQLRSMRQWTGYYGNESSAYLLITAELHRIDGDRVNAAKGFEGATREARREGNGLMEAISCERASIFYREAGSITGADVLIADACAAYSRWGATAKAKRLMESNSKLKLAMAELQTESVAATEEIGQVSTIHETTPMFVDEKAFIRQITDWSRKADDSNVMSQFLESALRYSGAEKGYMLESHEEIFTIADHAGTRNESDGEVSYAEAIVRYVVKTGDSVVLANASRSSYAADPYITRSKSQSVLCMPVSFPGTSLKSVLYLENNLFSDVFTKEILEVLDLMIARMVYLKSSEEFLIQSSASASSSDSEYSPLDNADNTAEPQPLVELLTNREAEILYALTDGLSNKEIAYRFGLKESTVKSYVFHLYGKLGVKRRSQAIARAKELELVT